A section of the Chryseobacterium scophthalmum genome encodes:
- a CDS encoding TolC family protein, which yields MNRKRITAKKLKIGVAAAFMMLASSSAYAQQQISLQEAIKQALQNKAEAKKAALQIKKAEYKINEARSGALPQIGATAGVTYNPVIQESLLEFGGERIRAQLGQAWQSQAVVTLNQTIFDQRVFTGLKAAKSTREFYVLNAQLTNEQIIENVATAYYQVFVQEENLKTLNVSYTNTEKVRNVIKSLVDNGLAKGIDLDRTNVQLTNISSSRQQLVNAVELSKNSLKFYMGVPIDTDIELEEKTIEPQPQLLADAVNLEGRSELKVLQKNRELLVYNKKATEAYLYPTVGLQANYGWAGMGKKFPLTNGLNNGVLWSDYSAIGLNINIPIFTGGSTKSKIQQAEIDILDLDQDIQNTQLQLSLEYKNAVTNIENSLINIESMKNNVTLAEKVQKDTQSNYQYGLATLTEVLDSENALTDAKQNYTTALLDYKQAEIKLIKAKGELNTLQNP from the coding sequence ATGAACAGAAAACGTATAACTGCTAAAAAGCTCAAAATTGGTGTAGCTGCAGCATTTATGATGTTGGCCTCTTCATCAGCTTATGCGCAACAGCAGATTTCTCTGCAGGAAGCTATTAAACAGGCGTTGCAAAATAAAGCTGAAGCTAAAAAAGCGGCTTTGCAGATTAAAAAAGCAGAGTACAAAATCAATGAGGCCAGATCTGGAGCTTTACCTCAGATTGGGGCTACTGCAGGAGTAACTTACAATCCGGTAATTCAGGAGTCATTGCTTGAATTTGGAGGCGAAAGAATTCGTGCACAGTTGGGGCAGGCTTGGCAATCACAAGCGGTAGTAACTCTTAACCAGACTATTTTTGATCAGAGAGTTTTTACAGGTCTTAAAGCAGCAAAATCTACAAGAGAATTTTATGTTTTAAATGCTCAGTTGACGAACGAACAGATCATTGAAAATGTAGCAACAGCTTATTACCAGGTTTTTGTACAGGAAGAAAATCTTAAAACTTTAAATGTAAGTTACACCAATACTGAAAAAGTAAGAAATGTAATTAAGAGTTTGGTAGATAATGGTTTGGCAAAAGGAATCGATTTAGATCGTACCAATGTTCAGTTGACAAATATCAGTTCAAGCAGACAACAATTGGTCAATGCAGTAGAACTTTCAAAAAACTCTTTGAAGTTTTATATGGGAGTTCCTATTGATACCGACATTGAGCTTGAAGAAAAAACGATTGAACCTCAACCTCAGCTTTTGGCAGATGCTGTAAATCTTGAAGGTCGTTCTGAACTTAAAGTTCTTCAGAAAAACAGAGAGCTTTTAGTGTATAACAAGAAAGCTACTGAAGCCTATCTTTATCCTACTGTTGGATTACAAGCAAACTACGGTTGGGCTGGAATGGGTAAAAAATTCCCTTTAACAAACGGATTGAATAACGGAGTTCTTTGGAGTGACTATTCTGCGATTGGTTTAAATATAAACATTCCGATTTTTACGGGTGGTTCTACAAAATCAAAAATTCAGCAGGCTGAAATTGATATCTTAGATCTTGATCAGGATATTCAGAATACGCAGCTTCAGTTAAGTCTTGAATATAAAAATGCAGTAACCAATATTGAAAATTCATTGATCAATATTGAAAGCATGAAAAACAATGTTACACTTGCCGAAAAAGTACAAAAAGATACGCAATCAAATTATCAGTACGGTTTAGCGACATTAACTGAAGTTTTAGATTCTGAAAATGCATTAACAGATGCAAAACAGAATTATACAACTGCTTTATTAGATTACAAACAGGCTGAAATTAAATTAATAAAAGCTAAAGGCGAGCTTAATACTTTACAAAACCCATAA
- a CDS encoding efflux RND transporter periplasmic adaptor subunit: MKKTLIYIIVAAVLVGLAAWKIADNKKKQDTEVKEVARQVDKINVNVITASRENIDTDYSANGTFLPKQEMQQSSEISGRIVSVLVKEGSKVGAGQTLATIKRDAIEVDVTQAQNNLQNAIIDNQRYENAYKTGGVTKQQLDNSRLQLKNMQAAVRAQGVKINDTSIRAGISGTINKKMVEPGTVVSPGTALFEIVNINSLKLSVLVDESQIGRIQLGQEVPINVNVLPNDSFSGRITFIAPKSDASLNFPVEIEVQNRGNLKAGMYATATFKTNNGAETQNMLTVPAEAFVNGVSSGQLFIVSNGTAKLIKVQTGKVYGDKVQILSGLNGGEQVITSGQINLDNGSKINIVK; encoded by the coding sequence ATGAAAAAAACTTTAATATATATCATCGTAGCAGCTGTACTTGTTGGTTTGGCAGCTTGGAAAATTGCTGACAACAAAAAGAAGCAAGATACTGAAGTAAAAGAAGTGGCAAGACAGGTTGACAAGATCAACGTGAACGTGATCACTGCTTCTAGAGAAAATATTGATACTGACTACAGCGCAAACGGAACTTTTCTTCCTAAACAGGAAATGCAGCAGTCTTCTGAGATCTCAGGACGTATTGTAAGCGTTTTGGTAAAAGAAGGTTCAAAAGTTGGAGCCGGACAAACTTTGGCTACTATCAAAAGAGATGCAATCGAAGTTGATGTTACTCAGGCTCAGAATAATTTGCAAAATGCGATTATCGATAACCAACGTTATGAAAATGCTTATAAAACTGGTGGTGTTACTAAACAACAGCTTGATAACTCAAGATTACAGTTGAAAAACATGCAGGCTGCAGTAAGAGCTCAAGGAGTTAAAATTAACGATACAAGCATCAGAGCCGGAATCAGCGGTACGATCAACAAGAAAATGGTAGAACCGGGAACTGTAGTTTCTCCAGGAACTGCTTTATTCGAAATTGTAAATATCAACTCATTGAAACTTTCAGTTTTGGTTGACGAAAGTCAAATCGGAAGAATTCAGTTGGGTCAGGAGGTTCCAATTAATGTAAATGTTTTACCAAACGATTCTTTCAGCGGAAGAATTACATTTATTGCTCCTAAAAGTGATGCTTCTTTAAACTTCCCAGTTGAAATTGAAGTTCAAAACAGAGGAAACTTAAAAGCGGGTATGTACGCTACAGCTACTTTCAAAACCAACAATGGTGCTGAAACTCAAAATATGTTGACTGTTCCTGCAGAAGCTTTCGTAAACGGTGTAAGTTCAGGACAATTATTTATTGTAAGCAACGGAACTGCTAAATTAATTAAAGTTCAGACCGGAAAAGTGTACGGCGACAAAGTTCAGATCTTAAGCGGATTGAATGGTGGTGAACAAGTAATTACCAGCGGACAAATCAACCTAGATAACGGTTCAAAAATCAATATCGTAAAGTAA
- a CDS encoding efflux RND transporter permease subunit — MKLAEISIKRPSLVIVLFTILTLGGLLSYSMMGYELIPKFETNMVTISTVYPGASPSEVETSVTRKIEDAVGSLENVKKVESSSYESLSVIMVQLNTGADVNYALNDAQRKVNAILADLPEDADPPSLQKFSLDDLPIMTLSITSNKLNNKELYDLLDKKIEPIFSRVNGVAQVDLVGGQEREIQVNLDEKKLQGYGLSIGDVQQAILSSNLDFPTGALKTRTSRSTIRLSGKYRDVNEMNNLVVSNKNGAQVRLSDIATVFDSQKDVEKVARFNQNSTILMQVKKQSDANAVAVSELVQKTIAQVQTDYKVQAINVNIVDDSTDFTLEAADHVIFDLFLAIILVAIVMLLFLHNIRNAFIVMVSIPLSLIATVIGMYLMGYTLNLMSLLGLSLVVGILVDDAIVVLENVYRHMEMGKSRIRAAYDGASEIGFTVTAITMVIVVVFLPIAMSSGLVSDILTQFCITVVIATLFSLLASFTIIPWLSSRYGKLVHLSGKNPFEKFILWFEKQLEKFTHWITGILEWALKSTLRRIMTVIVTFIILIASFMLVAFGFIGGEFFPKMDRGQFLVQMELPKDASVEKTNQITLEVEKYLRADKDVVDMITTVGQQSSGFGGAQATLYQSEIQVILVDKSERNESTDIKSAKIKRALEEKFTGVEFKTAPIGLMGADNAPIEMVVTAQDNETANKEANRILELLKKVPGSVDAELSTDSGNPEVQVNIDRDKMASLGLNLSSVGQTMQTAFNGNTDGKFRAGEYEYDINIRFGDANRQSIEDVRNLMFTNPQGEQIRLSQFAEVKMGSGPSLLERRDKAPSVKVKSKVVGRPVGDVANEWAAKFMDNEKTKPAGVSYIWSGDMENQTEGFGTLGIALLAAIVLVYLVMVSLYDSFVYPFVVLFSIPLALIGVMVILAITGNSINIFTMLGMIMLIGLVAKNAIMIVDFANMRKEAGASTHDALIQANHARLRPILMTTIAMIFGMIPIAIAKGAGAEMNNGLAWVIIGGLTSSLFLTLIIVPVVYSLFDSMLRRMGKHEKPDYEAEMKADYEHRELSEDGFTAKHVD, encoded by the coding sequence ATGAAGTTAGCAGAAATATCCATTAAAAGGCCGTCCCTCGTTATCGTATTGTTTACGATCCTTACGTTGGGAGGTTTATTAAGCTACTCCATGATGGGGTACGAATTGATCCCGAAGTTTGAAACCAATATGGTAACCATTTCTACGGTGTATCCGGGAGCTTCACCTTCAGAGGTAGAAACTTCGGTGACCAGAAAAATTGAGGACGCCGTTGGTTCTTTGGAAAACGTAAAAAAAGTAGAATCATCTTCATACGAAAGCTTATCAGTGATCATGGTTCAGTTGAACACTGGTGCTGATGTAAACTATGCTTTGAATGATGCTCAAAGAAAGGTAAATGCTATTTTGGCAGATCTTCCGGAAGATGCAGATCCTCCTTCTTTGCAGAAGTTCTCATTGGATGATCTACCGATCATGACTTTGAGTATTACCAGTAATAAATTGAATAATAAAGAGCTTTATGACCTTTTGGATAAGAAGATCGAGCCTATTTTTTCAAGAGTAAATGGTGTTGCTCAGGTTGACCTTGTTGGTGGACAGGAAAGAGAAATTCAGGTAAATTTAGACGAAAAGAAATTGCAGGGTTACGGTCTTTCTATTGGAGACGTGCAGCAAGCTATTCTTTCTTCTAACTTAGATTTCCCTACAGGTGCTTTGAAGACAAGAACTTCAAGATCTACCATCAGACTTTCTGGGAAGTATAGAGATGTCAATGAAATGAATAACCTTGTTGTTTCTAATAAAAATGGAGCACAGGTGCGTCTTTCAGATATCGCTACTGTTTTTGACAGCCAAAAAGATGTAGAAAAAGTGGCAAGATTCAATCAGAATTCTACCATTTTAATGCAGGTGAAAAAACAATCTGATGCCAATGCAGTAGCGGTTTCAGAATTGGTTCAGAAAACAATTGCACAGGTTCAGACAGATTATAAGGTTCAGGCAATCAACGTAAATATCGTAGATGACTCTACAGATTTTACGCTTGAAGCAGCAGATCACGTAATTTTCGATCTATTCTTAGCGATCATTTTGGTTGCTATTGTAATGTTATTGTTCCTTCACAATATCAGAAATGCATTTATTGTAATGGTTTCTATTCCGTTGTCTTTGATTGCTACAGTGATCGGGATGTATTTAATGGGATATACTCTAAACTTAATGAGTTTATTAGGACTTTCATTGGTGGTAGGTATTCTTGTGGATGATGCGATTGTAGTTTTAGAAAACGTTTACCGCCACATGGAAATGGGGAAAAGCAGAATTCGTGCAGCGTACGATGGAGCTTCAGAGATTGGATTTACGGTAACGGCAATCACGATGGTAATTGTGGTGGTATTCTTACCTATTGCAATGAGTTCGGGCTTGGTATCTGATATCTTAACTCAGTTCTGTATAACGGTCGTTATTGCAACATTATTTTCATTATTGGCTTCATTTACTATTATTCCTTGGTTATCTTCAAGATATGGTAAATTGGTTCATTTGTCAGGTAAAAATCCTTTCGAGAAATTTATCCTTTGGTTTGAAAAGCAATTGGAGAAATTCACACACTGGATCACAGGAATCTTGGAGTGGGCTTTAAAATCAACTTTAAGAAGAATAATGACCGTAATTGTTACTTTCATTATCTTAATTGCTTCATTTATGTTGGTAGCATTCGGATTTATCGGAGGTGAATTCTTCCCTAAAATGGATAGAGGACAGTTCCTTGTTCAGATGGAATTACCTAAAGATGCTTCTGTAGAAAAAACCAATCAAATTACTCTTGAGGTTGAAAAATATCTTAGAGCAGACAAAGATGTTGTGGATATGATTACTACGGTTGGTCAACAATCATCAGGTTTTGGTGGTGCACAGGCAACTTTGTATCAGTCAGAAATTCAGGTAATTTTAGTTGATAAATCTGAACGTAATGAAAGTACAGATATTAAATCTGCTAAAATTAAAAGAGCTTTAGAAGAAAAATTCACCGGAGTTGAGTTTAAAACAGCGCCAATCGGATTAATGGGAGCAGACAATGCACCAATCGAAATGGTGGTAACGGCTCAGGATAATGAAACAGCAAACAAAGAAGCCAACAGAATTCTAGAATTGCTTAAGAAAGTTCCTGGTTCTGTAGATGCTGAATTATCAACTGACTCAGGAAACCCAGAAGTTCAGGTGAATATCGACAGAGATAAAATGGCTTCTTTAGGTTTAAACCTTTCAAGTGTAGGACAAACGATGCAGACTGCATTTAATGGAAATACAGACGGGAAATTCAGAGCTGGAGAATATGAATATGATATCAACATCCGTTTTGGTGATGCCAACAGACAGTCGATCGAAGATGTAAGAAACTTGATGTTTACAAATCCTCAAGGTGAGCAGATCAGATTAAGTCAGTTTGCAGAAGTGAAAATGGGTTCAGGACCAAGTTTGCTAGAGCGTAGAGACAAAGCGCCTTCTGTAAAGGTGAAATCTAAAGTTGTAGGTCGTCCTGTAGGAGATGTTGCCAACGAATGGGCAGCGAAGTTTATGGATAACGAAAAAACAAAACCTGCAGGTGTTTCTTATATTTGGAGTGGTGATATGGAAAACCAGACTGAAGGTTTCGGTACTTTAGGAATTGCTTTATTAGCAGCTATTGTATTGGTTTATTTGGTAATGGTTTCATTGTATGACTCGTTTGTATATCCGTTTGTGGTATTGTTCTCAATTCCTTTGGCATTGATCGGAGTAATGGTTATTTTGGCCATCACCGGAAATTCAATTAATATCTTTACGATGTTAGGGATGATCATGTTGATTGGTTTGGTGGCGAAAAACGCGATTATGATTGTCGATTTTGCCAATATGAGAAAAGAAGCAGGAGCAAGTACGCATGATGCTTTGATTCAGGCAAACCACGCTCGTCTTCGTCCGATCTTGATGACAACGATTGCTATGATCTTCGGTATGATTCCAATTGCGATTGCAAAAGGAGCAGGAGCGGAGATGAACAACGGATTAGCATGGGTAATCATCGGTGGTTTGACATCATCACTATTCCTTACTTTGATCATTGTACCGGTAGTATATTCACTATTCGACTCAATGTTAAGAAGAATGGGTAAACATGAAAAGCCAGACTATGAAGCTGAAATGAAAGCTGATTACGAACATAGAGAACTAAGTGAAGACGGGTTTACCGCAAAACACGTAGATTAA
- a CDS encoding KTSC domain-containing protein, with translation MKKIGDYRKLLEVDNTATLKDLKTIYRNVMKDTHPDKFVNDEEGKLAAEEKSKSVIEAYHFLVSINPETQEKYKEEYTETITTSIITDFYLEKSILKVQHLNGKMFEYIGVPRNTYIKMVNADSPSRFARRHIYGNFTFRKSGEVMAD, from the coding sequence ATGAAAAAAATAGGTGATTACAGAAAACTTCTTGAGGTAGACAATACCGCTACTTTGAAAGATTTGAAAACAATTTACAGAAATGTGATGAAAGATACGCATCCTGATAAATTTGTGAATGATGAAGAAGGGAAACTGGCTGCAGAAGAAAAAAGCAAATCTGTGATTGAGGCCTATCATTTTTTGGTAAGCATCAACCCTGAAACGCAGGAAAAATATAAAGAAGAATACACTGAAACAATTACCACTTCAATCATTACTGATTTTTATTTGGAGAAATCTATTCTAAAAGTTCAGCATTTGAATGGTAAAATGTTTGAATATATTGGTGTTCCTAGAAATACGTATATCAAAATGGTGAATGCAGATTCGCCAAGTCGTTTCGCAAGAAGACATATCTATGGAAATTTTACCTTTAGAAAGTCTGGTGAAGTAATGGCAGACTAA
- a CDS encoding winged helix-turn-helix transcriptional regulator: MSSSKKRSDCPISSSLDVWGDKWSLLIVRDLMFGKQCTYGEFLKSDEKIATNILASRLLMLEENGIISKQNHPDSKAKVLYKLTEKGINLLPLLIEINLWAEKYSEIPESQKVILNAVKKDKAGFIEEKIEELKREVF; this comes from the coding sequence ATGTCGAGTTCAAAAAAGAGATCAGATTGTCCTATCAGCAGCTCATTAGACGTATGGGGAGACAAATGGTCATTGTTGATTGTGAGAGATCTGATGTTTGGGAAACAATGCACCTACGGAGAATTTCTAAAATCTGACGAAAAAATAGCGACTAATATTCTGGCATCCCGTCTTTTGATGCTTGAAGAAAACGGTATCATCAGCAAACAAAATCATCCTGACAGCAAGGCTAAAGTTTTATATAAACTCACCGAAAAAGGGATCAATTTGCTTCCGCTGTTGATAGAAATTAATCTGTGGGCAGAAAAATATTCTGAGATTCCTGAAAGCCAGAAGGTGATTTTGAATGCGGTGAAAAAAGATAAAGCGGGTTTTATTGAGGAGAAAATTGAGGAGTTGAAAAGGGAGGTTTTTTAA
- a CDS encoding alkene reductase, translating into MENILFDAYKSKNLDLKNRIVMAPMTRSRSDNPENKATELTAKYYQQRATAGLIITEGTFISPEAVGVINVPAIYNATQIEGWKLTTEAVHNEGGKIFAQLWHTGAYSHPDLHNGEKPLAPSNVNPQQQVFTAKGFQTSEEPQPMTTADIKQTVNDFRQATLNAFEAGFDGVELHGANGYLLQQFFSKNSNLRNDEYGGSVENRARILFEILDAIKEIADLQKVALRLNPSLNGIMGILVDDETIELYNYIITRLNEYNLAYLHLVEPFTDVSNNSYAIQEVAKHFRKIYNGTIIINRGFNKETATKVLQDGDADLVSFGTPFIANPDLVERFKSDAPLNQPDQATFYTPGEKGYTDYPTLNN; encoded by the coding sequence ATGGAAAACATTCTTTTTGATGCTTACAAGAGCAAAAACTTAGATTTGAAAAACCGTATCGTGATGGCTCCAATGACCCGAAGTCGTTCAGATAATCCAGAAAATAAAGCAACAGAATTAACTGCTAAGTATTACCAGCAAAGAGCTACCGCAGGTTTAATTATCACAGAAGGTACTTTCATCAGTCCCGAAGCGGTTGGCGTGATCAATGTTCCTGCAATTTACAATGCAACACAAATCGAAGGTTGGAAACTTACAACAGAAGCTGTTCACAACGAAGGTGGCAAAATTTTCGCCCAGCTTTGGCATACAGGAGCTTATTCTCATCCGGATTTGCATAATGGTGAAAAACCTTTGGCTCCGTCAAACGTAAACCCTCAACAACAGGTTTTTACAGCTAAAGGTTTTCAGACCAGCGAAGAGCCTCAACCGATGACTACAGCAGATATCAAACAGACCGTAAATGATTTCAGACAGGCTACACTTAATGCTTTTGAAGCCGGGTTTGATGGAGTAGAACTTCACGGTGCAAATGGTTATTTGCTTCAACAGTTTTTCAGCAAAAATTCCAATCTCCGCAACGACGAATATGGTGGTTCAGTAGAAAACAGAGCAAGAATTCTTTTCGAAATTCTGGATGCCATCAAAGAAATCGCAGATTTACAAAAAGTGGCACTTCGTTTAAATCCTTCGCTCAACGGCATTATGGGGATTTTAGTCGACGATGAAACCATTGAACTTTACAATTACATCATCACTCGTCTCAACGAGTACAATTTGGCATATTTACATTTGGTAGAGCCTTTCACAGACGTTTCGAATAATTCTTATGCTATTCAGGAAGTTGCAAAACATTTCCGCAAAATCTACAACGGAACTATTATCATCAACCGTGGTTTCAACAAAGAAACTGCCACAAAAGTATTACAAGATGGCGATGCAGATTTGGTTTCTTTCGGAACTCCGTTTATTGCCAATCCCGATTTGGTAGAGCGTTTCAAGAGCGATGCACCACTCAATCAACCCGATCAGGCAACTTTTTATACGCCTGGAGAAAAGGGCTATACCGATTATCCGACTCTTAACAACTAA
- a CDS encoding SDR family oxidoreductase, which yields MKTTGNTIFISGGSAGIGLSIAKKLNAEGNKIIINGRNEERLQNALQQLNNAIAIQGDLSVEADRLRIAEDLKNNHPEVNIIINNAGAAFAYLLNETQNAHEKAAIEMNTNYFSVIHFTELLLPHLVQKTEAAVINISSIAVFGSHKMLPTYGATKAALHSYTLALRQTYEEQQNVQIYEVYPPLVNTDFSAEIGGANGIPPSEVADELFLALKKNQFDVPVGDSKQFFAKDLV from the coding sequence ATGAAAACAACAGGTAATACAATATTCATCAGCGGCGGAAGTGCCGGAATTGGTTTATCCATCGCAAAAAAACTCAACGCAGAAGGCAATAAAATCATCATCAACGGAAGAAATGAAGAACGTCTTCAGAATGCATTGCAGCAACTGAATAACGCTATAGCTATTCAAGGCGATCTTTCTGTAGAGGCAGACAGATTAAGAATCGCAGAAGATTTAAAAAACAATCATCCGGAAGTTAACATCATCATCAACAATGCAGGAGCTGCATTTGCTTATCTATTAAATGAAACTCAAAACGCGCATGAAAAAGCAGCGATTGAAATGAACACCAATTATTTCAGCGTCATTCATTTTACAGAACTTTTACTTCCTCATTTAGTTCAAAAAACGGAAGCAGCGGTAATCAATATTTCATCAATTGCCGTTTTTGGAAGCCACAAAATGTTACCAACTTATGGTGCAACAAAAGCAGCGTTACATAGCTACACACTTGCTTTGAGACAAACTTACGAAGAGCAACAGAATGTTCAGATTTATGAAGTATATCCACCATTGGTAAACACAGATTTCTCAGCAGAAATCGGTGGAGCCAACGGAATTCCTCCTTCTGAAGTTGCTGACGAATTGTTTTTAGCACTCAAAAAAAATCAGTTTGATGTTCCGGTAGGAGATTCTAAACAGTTTTTTGCAAAAGATTTAGTTTAA